One Streptosporangium sp. NBC_01495 DNA window includes the following coding sequences:
- a CDS encoding class I SAM-dependent methyltransferase, protein MRPTSPVADVADVSGGTSLLREFLRSPLLTATVAPSSRRLGAQMVVPIPERGEPTIVELGPGTGAFTQVIQDRLGGRGRHLAIELNPRLAGLLGRRFPGVEVVHAHAADLPRLMAERGLSADVVVSGLPWVAFRPVEGVRLLPLVAGSLSPDGVFTQFAYRWTRWAPPAREHLRDLRTTFEEVVLSRTVWRNLPPALVYLARRPR, encoded by the coding sequence GTGAGACCGACCAGCCCTGTCGCCGACGTCGCCGACGTTTCCGGCGGCACCTCCCTGCTCCGCGAGTTCCTGCGATCCCCGCTGCTGACCGCCACGGTCGCTCCGAGCTCGCGACGGCTCGGCGCGCAGATGGTCGTGCCGATACCCGAACGCGGAGAACCGACGATCGTGGAGCTGGGGCCGGGCACCGGGGCGTTCACCCAGGTCATTCAGGATCGCCTGGGGGGCAGGGGCCGTCATCTGGCCATCGAGCTCAACCCGCGCCTCGCCGGGCTTCTCGGCCGTCGCTTCCCCGGGGTCGAGGTCGTGCACGCCCACGCGGCCGATCTGCCCCGGTTGATGGCCGAGCGCGGCCTGTCCGCCGACGTCGTGGTCAGCGGGCTGCCCTGGGTGGCGTTCCGGCCGGTGGAGGGCGTGCGGTTGCTGCCGCTGGTGGCCGGCTCGCTGTCCCCCGACGGGGTGTTCACCCAGTTCGCCTACCGCTGGACGCGATGGGCGCCCCCCGCGCGGGAGCACCTCCGTGACCTCCGTACGACGTTCGAGGAGGTCGTGCTCAGCCGGACGGTATGGCGCAACCTCCCACCCGCCCTGGTGTATCTCGCCCGCCGCCCCCGGTGA